Sequence from the Mesorhizobium sp. PAMC28654 genome:
GTCCGAGCAGTACTCGTACCAGCCCCGGGTCCACGGCTCGGCATAGCCGTTGTAGGCCACCTGCGGCTCCACATAGTAGCGGCGTACCGGCCGATGATAATAACGATAGTCGTAGTCGTCATAGCCGGGATCGTAGTAGGTCGGCTGCGTGAGCGCGCCAGCAATCAGGGCGCCAGTTGCAAGGCCGACCACGCCGGCGGCGAGGGCATCGCCGCCGCCGCGATGATGCCAGCGCCAGTCATCGGCGCTTGCGGCGGGCAAGGTCGCGGCCATCGTCGCTAGGACGGCGGCGGACAGGATGGCAGTTTTGAAAACTCGGTTCATGTCGATCTCCTTCGTGCCGGTCCGTGCGGTCTCGGGGGGATACGATCCGGCTTTACGGATGACTAATATACGACCGTGGCTGAACGGAGGCTGAACGAAATCGACCGGCAATTCATGGGGTGGGATCACATCAACGTGAAAAACGCGGTCGTCCGCCACCGAGAGGTGAGTAGGGCACTTTCGCCTGAGCGGTGATTGTCCGGTCTGAAGCCGGCTTAGCCGATCGAAAGGTTGACGGCCTTGGGTCCCTTGCCGCGCTTGTCCGGCTCGGTGTCGAATGACACTTTCTGCCCATCCTCAAGACCGGGAAGACCCGATGCCTGCACAGCCGAAATATGGACGAAGACATCCTTGGCGCCATCGTCCGGCGTGATGAAGCCGAAGCCCTTGGCATGGTTGAAGAATTTGACGGTGCCGGTCTGCGGCATGGGAAGCTCCCTTAATCCCATAAAGTCCAGTCTCGGGCCGGCAAATGCCCGAAGGGAAATTTGTCCTTTATTTTGGCGCTATCGGCAAGAGAAAGTTTTGACCGGCCCGCTGGAGCACCGCGGGCATGAAAAAGGCGCGACGGAAACCGCCGCGCCTTTCAAAAATTCAAACCCAGCTTCGCACACCTGTTCAAGGCGTAGAAGCCTCCTTGCGCGCCCACCGGGACGCGCAGTGTGCCGATGGTTCAGGCCGCGCGGAGATTGACCGCCTTGGGGCCCTTGCCCATGCGGTCCGGCTCGACGTCGAAGGTGACCTTCTGGCCATCGACGAGCGTGCGCAGGCCCGAAGCCTCGATCGCGGAGATGTGGACAAACACGTCCTTGGCGCCACCGTCGGGCGTGATGAAACCGAAGCCTTTGGTCGCGTTGAAGAATTTAACGGTGCCGGTCTGGGCCATTGGGGAAACTCCTTCACCCGTTCAGTCTTTGATGGTCCTGCCCGCCACCTGGCGTCGAGGGCAAGTCCCGGTGGTTGCTTCGGCAGTCATGCATTGGCGCATGGTCAAACCCCCCGCCGAAAACGGGGCCGTCAGAGATTCACAGTATCGGGGAAAGGTCGTCCAAAACGTTCCGCTCTCCGGGTCGCAAATGCCCGAACACGGAATTTATCGCACGGAAACGTGAGGGTTGCAAGACAGTGCCGCGGGTCGCCCTGATGGGCGCGTCCGACGCATGATGTTCATTGATTTCGATGGGCAGGGGATAGACTTGGAGCGCGGCCGGGTCATCGGCCAGAGACGGGCCAAGCATGGGCCAGCGTGCGAAAAGCGGTGGATAGAGGAGCGCATCCAGAGGTTCACGGCGCGCCTTTGCCGAACGCATCGCCGCTTGCAAACAGGGGTTGCAATCGGCGGCGGAATGAAGAGGAATGGCATGGCATCGCCAGTTTGCGCATGGCAGGGCACTTGGGGAGGGACATGGTCATGAAATTTCTGGCGGCAATGTTCTCGCGTCAGGGCTTTGCCATCCTGTTCCTGTCGGCAATCCTTGCCGCCTGCACGGTCGTGGCGGATGACGGCCCCGGTCCGCGCCCACGCCCGCCAAGGCCCGAGCCGCAATTCTGCTCCATGCAGTATCAGCCAGTCTGTGCCCGGCGCGGCGGCGATCGCCAGACCTTCGCCAATGCCTGCCTTGCCGACCGGGCCGGATATCGCATCATCCGCGACGGCCAGTGCCGTGACGGCGGCGGCGGTGGGGAACAGACATTCTGCACGCGCGAATATCGCCCGGTCTGCGCCCGTCGCCGCGGCGAGATGCGCAGCTTCCCCAATGCCTGCGAGGCACGCGCCGCGGACTATCGCGTGGTTGGCGACGGGCCGTGCTGAGGGGGCAAGAACCGCTCTACTTGGCCACCCCGACATAGGCCTTGCCCTTAAGCAGGGCAGCCAGGTGGGCCGCATTCGCGGCGGCCATCTCGATCATGCCGGCGACCTTGTCTGGGGTTTTCGGCAGGTCGACATAGTTGACGTCGCCCATGGCCTCGCCCACCCAGTAGACACCGCCATTGGCCGGGATGGTGAAGCCGACATCGTTGAGCGACTGGAAGCATTCGGCGTGGCAATGATGCGCTCCGTCCTCATTGCCGACGATCGCCACCAGCGCGACCTTGCCGGCTGCAGGCATGCGCCCCTTGTCGTCGGTCTCCTCGAGAAAGGCGTCCATGCGTTCCATGACACGCTTGGCCACGCTTGACGGCTGGCCCATCCAGATCGGCAGGCCGAGGATGAAGATGTCGGCCGCGATGATCTTTTCGCGCAATTTCGGCCAGTCGTCACCCTTGCCCATGTCGGACAAGACGCCCGGCTTGATGTCATGGTCGAGGGCCCGCACGACCTCGCCCTTCACACCATGCGGCTTCAGGGCCGAGAGCAGATCGGCGATGATCTTGTCGGTGGATGATTTCTCCTTGTCACCGGAGGCTTTCAGCGAGCAATTCATGGCAAAGGCGGTGAGGGACATCGTGCGCTTTCCTGCATGTTGATGTGTAGGCCCAACGTCGTCACGGGCTGGCGGTTGCGTTCAGTCCGGTATGATGGTTGGCAAGGCGACGCCGCGCTCACATCCCTTCCGGATACGCACCATCGGCCGGGCCGGCATAAAGTTCGCCGCCATCCTCGTCGGAGATGCGCAGGCGGTCGGGGATCTGTGGCATGGCCAGCGTGTGGAAGAGCGCGGTGGCGCCCTGTAGTGCGGCGCGCAGGTTAGGCGCTTCCAGCGATACCCTGTCGAGCGTAGCCTCGTCGGCCTCGCGGGACCGGTAGAACTCGATGAGGAAGTTCAAGCAAGCCTCCGTGATGCGGGCGAGGCGTTGCGCGATCCCGCTATCGCGCTGGAGACAGCCTTTGGCGCCGAATGGCGCCGAAGGGAGCGTGTCAGGCCTTCGATTTCGGCTTCATGCCGGATTCTGCCTGCTTGACGGCCGAGCCGAACGGGGAGGCGGGCTTGGCCGCGACCTTTTCCTTCTTGGGCTTGCGTGTCTCGCGGTTGCTGCGCTGTTGGCCCTTGGCCATGTTCAATGCTCCTGGTGCTGGTGTTGTTGAGGTCTCAGACCGCTGGATTGTTGTCGGCCGGTTCGAGATTGTCTTCGGTGGTGACCCGCTCGTGGGTCTCCTGATCGCTGCGGATCCGGTATTGCGGCGAGCCGTCCTTGACCGGCAGCTTGCTCTGGATCTGGAACAGTTCCGCCGTTTTCTGGACAAGGCCCATGCGGCTCTTCATGCGGACCGTCTGGCCGACCGCGAAAAGATGCACGGGCGTGTCGTTGCGCGGGCGCGTGTTCTGCTGGAAGCGGATCATGCTGCGTTCTCCCTGTCGCGCGTCAGCGCTGCTTCGAGTTCGGTCTGGTCAATGGCGACGAGCTGGCTGGTCGGGTTTCTCATCGTCCTTGCCGGCAAATGGATGAAGGTGGCGACACGGCGCCAGGCAAGCCATGACAGGCCGTCGATCAGCTCGTCGTCATGGTCGATGTCGTAGTCGCCAGCCGGCAACTGCCCTTCCACGCCTCCCAGCACGAAGGGTGCCGTGAAATGCGCGATGGAATGGGTGGTGCGGGCCGACATCTGGTTGTGCCTCGACGTTTTTTGTTCCGGTATCAGCCGGGATAACCTTGCCTTGTGGCGCAATGCGAACGAACAGCGTGTCAGAAAACAAAAAAGCGGGGACGAGCCCCGCTTTCCTATTTCCGGCAATCGCTGGAAATAAGCCGCTTTCGAGAGCTGCCAGTACATCCGTGGTCAGCGTTCATCGAATTCGGCCGGATCAGATCAGTTGCAGATTGGCTGCCGATTCGCGGCCCTTGGTGTCGCGATCGAGCTCGAATTGCAGTTTCTGGCCTTCGGCCAGGCCGGGGAAGCCGGCGCGTTCAAGCGCGCTGACATGGACGAAAACGTCCTTGCCGCCATCTGTTGGCTGAATGAAGCCAAAGCCCTTCTGGCCATTGTAGAACTTTACAGTTCCGGTGTTCATATGTGTGTCTTTCGGAATCGAGACATGGTCGCGGTTTGCCGCGCGCCGGGTATCGGAAATCTGGATGAGATTGGCGGGTCGATAACCTCTGACGCCGCGATA
This genomic interval carries:
- a CDS encoding BA14K family protein is translated as MNRVFKTAILSAAVLATMAATLPAASADDWRWHHRGGGDALAAGVVGLATGALIAGALTQPTYYDPGYDDYDYRYYHRPVRRYYVEPQVAYNGYAEPWTRGWYEYCSDRYRTFNARTGTFIGNDGARHFCTAN
- a CDS encoding cold-shock protein; translated protein: MPQTGTVKFFNHAKGFGFITPDDGAKDVFVHISAVQASGLPGLEDGQKVSFDTEPDKRGKGPKAVNLSIG
- a CDS encoding cold-shock protein: MAQTGTVKFFNATKGFGFITPDGGAKDVFVHISAIEASGLRTLVDGQKVTFDVEPDRMGKGPKAVNLRAA
- a CDS encoding Kazal-type serine protease inhibitor domain-containing protein, which translates into the protein MKFLAAMFSRQGFAILFLSAILAACTVVADDGPGPRPRPPRPEPQFCSMQYQPVCARRGGDRQTFANACLADRAGYRIIRDGQCRDGGGGGEQTFCTREYRPVCARRRGEMRSFPNACEARAADYRVVGDGPC
- a CDS encoding flavodoxin family protein, which encodes MSLTAFAMNCSLKASGDKEKSSTDKIIADLLSALKPHGVKGEVVRALDHDIKPGVLSDMGKGDDWPKLREKIIAADIFILGLPIWMGQPSSVAKRVMERMDAFLEETDDKGRMPAAGKVALVAIVGNEDGAHHCHAECFQSLNDVGFTIPANGGVYWVGEAMGDVNYVDLPKTPDKVAGMIEMAAANAAHLAALLKGKAYVGVAK
- a CDS encoding cold-shock protein translates to MNTGTVKFYNGQKGFGFIQPTDGGKDVFVHVSALERAGFPGLAEGQKLQFELDRDTKGRESAANLQLI